Sequence from the Chanodichthys erythropterus isolate Z2021 chromosome 12, ASM2448905v1, whole genome shotgun sequence genome:
CACTATAACTATAACTAGATAACTTGtttgaatagtttttttttttggataaaaGGCCACCATGGTTCCAAATGCCATAACTTTTGATTGTTTTGAGACATCAACACAAAATTTTCGGTTCAGATGCAGTTGACATGGTTGTGCACAAGTTAAAAATTGAAAGTATGACCTTCTATATATGCATTCTTATAGTCATCATGTCAAgcatgaataataaacaaatgaataaattgcATCACTGTTTCTGGGGTTTTCTCAACAGTGATGTAACATAAGAATATCCAAGATCAAtagcttgagcttctgtttaccacaactgctGTGTAAGTTTGTGACGGCCCAAGTGGTGGCCACACAAGAAGGGTAATGTGAACATAtcgacacgcacacacacacacacacacgtacacatgTTTACATGGATATTCATTTAAggttaatctttatttaaacttattttgtcATTCACATTCATTTTGGTTTCAATATGTTTGCTTTAATAATTACACAAGACGAACaatattcattaattatttttttggtttgcatatattatatttattacacATCTTTTATATACGTTGTTAATTATTTGGGGTTGACACAAATTAGTTACATTGTATCTGTTTCTTATATTTGTTTCTATTTTTTGAGTTTAAGTTTACCGTTGACGGGTGGCAATCTCGTCAGGGTCTGCTACAGCCGCATCCTGGTGTCACAAAAATTGGTGTCTGGCCAGAACAGGGCATTTAAACACTATTGGTTCCACCCAGACTTTCCATTTGCTGAAGTTGCCCGGGGGAGAAGGAAATGTTGTTGTCTTTTGTTAGTTGATTTATGTAGTTGTACATTTGTGGTATTTGAttgcatttttctttattttgatttgatatatttctttgtatgattctgttttgatttatttatttaaatgttaagtCTCATTTGTTTCCCTCTTAATTTGTAATGGGCCCATCCTTTCCTTTATAAGTTGTTGCTTTGTTCATTAGATGAAGTCAACTTTAGTTTGTTACGTTCATTGTCTGAATagtttgactttattttctttttgttttgttgttttctttattattattttgttgtatgagtTGTAAAgttgatttttttccccttggGTTCCAATAAAAACCCATGTTTATAGTAAGTAGACGGTGTTCCTTGTCTTTGGCTCCTCGGTGCCTCACAAagttaatgaatgtttatatgtgaatataaccctgaattcaatctgttcatcatataaagtgattgtgtctcttcagaaaatttggacttaaCTGCTCGATAAATATGGGTTAGTTTTTCAATCTCTTTATAAACTTTTAAGCATCAATGTGTCAGTTGCATAGTTGTctgtggagggacagaaagctctcagattttatcaaaaaggtcttcatttgtgttccaaagatgaatgaaagtattatgggtttgaaacaacatgagggtgagtaatttaaaaaaaaaatgtaaatgtttagtTCTAACTCttgcaaaaaaattacacaaatttAAGACAACACTTAGGATCAATACATATGGGAAAAGCTACAAAACTTTCCCACGTTCAAAGGATGTTCCTTTAAGAAAGCAAACTCATCCTTATATCATTTGAAGTTAGCTGTCATTCTGATGTTTGAAGGATGTTCCAAGAATGTtgttctacattttttttccccaccatTGAGGAAATTTAAAAAACCTTCTTCAAActatgtataaataaaaaattttactAACATTTTTGAGACcagataacattaaaataaacttgctattaacattactggatgaacatttattcaaaactttaaaaaaaaacttgccaGAACATTAGACAAAGTTATAAGAATGTTTCCTGTTAGCTGGGATATCCtgtaattaatatgtttttgatGGTCTCCAACAGTCATTAtcattttactatttttaatttttatttatttttttttggcaggGGGAAGAAACATGAGCTGATCAGATCTGTGCCGTTCTCTACATCTCACTATCAGAATCACATAAGGCCGGACCAAACTGAAGCAGTCCTGCAGACACACTCACTAGAGATTGGAAACCTGCAGAGAGTCAAAGACAAGCACAAAAGAAGCATGAAGAAGAAATATGAGGGATTATTTGAGGGAAACAAACTTCAAGAGAATCAAACCCCCCTGAATATGATCTACACACAGCTCTACATcatagagggagagagagaaggagtgAATGAAGAACATGAggttttacagatggagaaaacAGCCAGAACACAACACTCACAAGGCACTATAATCTACTGCAATGACATCTTTAAAGCCTCACCTGAACCAGAATGTGAGGAGAAAGACCAAATCAAGACTGTTCTCACTAAAGGCATCGCTGGCATTGGAAAAACTGTCTCTGTGCAGAAATTCATTCTGGACTGGGCCGAGGGAAAAGCCAATCAGGATGTAGATTTCATGTTTGTGCTTCCATTTCGAGAGCTGAACTTGATCCGAGATCATCTGTACAGTCTTCACAGTCTTCTGCTGGACTTTCATCCTGAACTGCAAGATCTGGACTCAAATATTTATGAGGAATGTAaaattttgttcatctttgatggtctggatgAAAGCAGAATGACACTGGTGTTTTCAGACACTCAGAAAGTTTCTGATGTGACTGAGACTTCATCAGTGGGTATGCTGATGTCAAACCTCATTAAAGGAGAGCTGCTTCCCTCTGCTCACATCTGGATCACCTCCAGACcagcagcagccaatcagattcctTCCAAATACATCAACCATCTGACAGAAATTCAGGGATTCAATGAGCCTCAGAAGGAGGAATATTTCAGGAAGAGAATCAGTGATGAGCATCAAGCCAGCAGAATCATCTCACACATCAGAAGAGCAAGAAGCCTCCACATCATGTGCCACATACCTGTCTTTTGCTGGATCTCATCCACTGTGCTTCAAAAGCTCCTAAAAGAAGATCTTAGTGGAGAAATCCCtcaaactctgactgaaatttacATCCACTTCCTTTTGATTCAGATCAACATGAGGAATCAGAAGTATAAAGAgggagattcagagaaactCCTGCAGTCCAACAGAGACATGATTGTGAAACTTGCTGAAGTGGCTTTCAAACAGCTGATGAAGGGCAATGTGATGTTCTATGAGGAGGACCTGAGAGAGAGCGGCATAGACGTCACTGATGACTCACTGTATTTTGGGACGTATACTGAGATCTTGAAGGAGGAATCTGTTATTCATCAGAGGAAAGTTTACAGCTTTGTTCATCTGAGCATTCAGGAGTTTCTCGCTGCCTTCTACCTGTTTTACCTCGatgtaataaaaaatgttgacaCTCTTAAGTTTTTTGATGTCATTTATAGCGTTCTAAAAAATGCAGTAGACAAAGCTTTAGAGAGTAAGAATGGGCATCTGGATCTGTTCCTGCGATTCCTGCTGGGTGTCTCACTGGAGTCCAATCAGAGACTCTTACGGGATCtactgacacacacagagaacagCTCAGAGAGCATCAGGAGAACCACACAATACATTAAAGAGAGGATCAAAGATGGACATGGACTCTCCACTGAAAGATCCATCAATCTGTTCCTCTGTCTGCTGGAAATGAAAGACCAGACCCTGTCCAGAGAGATTCAGGAGTTTGTGAAATCAGAGAAGAAACTCTCTCCTGCTCACTGTTCAATAATCGCCTACATGCTTCAGATGTCAGAGGAGGAGGTGGATGAGCTGGACCTCAAGAAATACAACACATCAGATGAGGGAAGAAGAAGACTGATACCAGCTGTTATCGACTACACAAAAGCTTTGTGAGTGTAAcaatgaagaaaatgtttcaGCAGAGCAGGATTATCCTCTCTCTGAGGTTAATTAAAATTTATGATGTTCACAAGAATTAAAGTCATATTgaattttgaaatgtatttatttgaaaaaaaaaaaagaaaagttcagTTCATAAGGTTCagaatttatttactttttttccagTCTTTCTGGCTGTAATCTCACTGCTCATTGTTGTGAGAGTTTGTCATCAGCTCTACAATCATCAAACTGtgtcctgagagagctggacctgagtaacaatgacctgcaggattcaggagtgaagctgCTCTCTGATGGACTGAAGGGAAACTGTCAGCTGGAGATACTGAGGTTTGTGATCAGTGGCACATTCTCTCTGTAGTGTGGATTATATAAACACTCAGTAGTGTTCATCAATTCATCTGGTGTAACTCATGTGGAGCCTCGATGGGCTGAAAACTGGCTGTAACCCAGATGGGCCCCACATGGCTGTGCTGGCTGGGTGGAAAGTGCCTCAAAGTTCATATACAAACTTTTTGGCCATGACCAACGTGTGTTTACAGAGACAAGAGTGATAATTTAGAAAGTCTATTTCCAATTACATTTTTCAGGTAATAGGGACATTATCTGTGTGCCATATCacttataatatttttatcCAGAGCAAAAATGTGGCTTAGAGTTGACAGTGCATGAGGAAGTAGCATGAAACCTATTTTCTGTTGTCTGTAAACATAAATAGCAGGTTCAATCTGTGTTAAAGATCTCAGAACGGTTTAGTAAAATTATTTCCCTTTCAGTTGGTCACATTTGACATATGTCAGAAGTGAACTGACGAATCGGGTTATCGTATGAGAGCCTTATGACCTTCGAGTGTCTACTAAATGAGCCAATGAACATTGGTATGGGAGATTTGCTTGTCGCACTCTGCCCCTCAGCGCGGGTATAAATACAGAAGCGCATGCAAGAGCACTCTttttttcgcttcggagccgagcAGTTTGTTCGTTCTAATGCTACAAGATCTCCTGTTTGTGCCTACTAAAACAGATTCTTTTAGAGAGCAAGAACTCTTCTGTTTTGGTGTGACAGCATGCTGCAGCGGCGAGCTCATGAGCTCTTATCTCCTGTTTTCACAGCAAATCCGTCCAGGATGGTTAAGAG
This genomic interval carries:
- the LOC137031908 gene encoding NLR family CARD domain-containing protein 3-like, producing MEHNFCISKRKRQRPESPELSGVSVKSDGSMMQHPEFSDGPTTSDPEGKKHELIRSVPFSTSHYQNHIRPDQTEAVLQTHSLEIGNLQRVKDKHKRSMKKKYEGLFEGNKLQENQTPLNMIYTQLYIIEGEREGVNEEHEVLQMEKTARTQHSQGTIIYCNDIFKASPEPECEEKDQIKTVLTKGIAGIGKTVSVQKFILDWAEGKANQDVDFMFVLPFRELNLIRDHLYSLHSLLLDFHPELQDLDSNIYEECKILFIFDGLDESRMTLVFSDTQKVSDVTETSSVGMLMSNLIKGELLPSAHIWITSRPAAANQIPSKYINHLTEIQGFNEPQKEEYFRKRISDEHQASRIISHIRRARSLHIMCHIPVFCWISSTVLQKLLKEDLSGEIPQTLTEIYIHFLLIQINMRNQKYKEGDSEKLLQSNRDMIVKLAEVAFKQLMKGNVMFYEEDLRESGIDVTDDSLYFGTYTEILKEESVIHQRKVYSFVHLSIQEFLAAFYLFYLDVIKNVDTLKFFDVIYSVLKNAVDKALESKNGHLDLFLRFLLGVSLESNQRLLRDLLTHTENSSESIRRTTQYIKERIKDGHGLSTERSINLFLCLLEMKDQTLSREIQEFVKSEKKLSPAHCSIIAYMLQMSEEEVDELDLKKYNTSDEGRRRLIPAVIDYTKAFLSGCNLTAHCCESLSSALQSSNCVLRELDLSNNDLQDSGVKLLSDGLKGNCQLEILRLSGCMVTEEGCDYVSSALSSNPSHLRELDLSYNHPGDSGVQLLNNKLKDPNCSLLILKLGHGGESRIKPGLKKYNCDLTLDKNTADCRLALSEKNQKVTRVKERQPYPDHPERFDYYGNVLCKESLTGRCYWEAEWSGVADIAVVYKGIKRKGNSNECFLGYNEKSWTVYCTSSNFSALHNKKSTDIPAPSSSKRVGVYVDVSAGTLSFYSVSDTHTLTHLHTFNTTFTEPLYAGFGLYPGSSVFLR